Within the Ranitomeya imitator isolate aRanImi1 chromosome 8, aRanImi1.pri, whole genome shotgun sequence genome, the region ACGAATGACCCATTAGCTGACCCATCCttctaattcctgcctctctccaGGGCACAAATCCttccatttgcttaaattcttgCACGTTTATATTATCCCATATAGGTGAGTATTTGGTAAGGCCTGTGACACCCCTAATCTGTTTAACTTTTTACCATACCTTATGAATTAGGAGAACAGTAGGAAACCGAGAACCCAGTTTCAAAAATTGCCCCCCTTCCAAACTCTCACCCAGAGGCCATTTTCCCATCAAATAACTCAAACTACTGGGCAATTGCCCCTTTCccatctcctccccccatcctccaatatgctggcattgtgctgataaaaatatacccaagggttagggagcgccaagcccccttccgcctttggcctctgcaaagtttcttgtttaaacCTTGGGTTTCCCCACCCCCATATTAGTTCGTCAAACAGCGatttctaaaatgctgtttctaaccaagttgtctttctccttttttaacaggtgagcggattgtgaaaaggtggcggtcgatcagggatcgctttaagaaggagttcaataaagagatgcgggcccccgagtggatctggaggacgcagtagcacgtacaaatacgcaagggccctgtcgttcctcaggtcaacgatggtcacccgaaggtaaatattacccaccacatgcactaatgttttacatgtctaacctcttttgctctttcagccagggccatgcaatgacagtatattaattgtttgtttctctctttttccacagtaccgttgggagcactcgggagcctgcagcacaattgaacacttctggggcaatccctcaggaggccgccaccgagggacactttgacagtgaggaaccctctgcaccttcccactctgcaccttcccactctgaaccttcccactctactgatccctctttcccatccacgagcgctggagcatcctggccggttccattgcatgtagctgctggtgagaacatagcgtttcctgtaccccacccctctgctgcagccacctctagtacacctgtagcatcggggcggtttcgccagaggggtcaggtacatagttatgctcccgagttcttgcacctgaatgcatcgttccagaactgtctgaaagttttgtctgagcaaatggctgcaggattcaatttcataaataaaagtacgctcgagatgcatacacttctggtaacgatgcgttcagaggcaaaacagtcaccgaacaacactttttttcagtcggtgcttgagcaaatggagactctatctacttctcagcagatgcaagtaatggaatcctgccagtctactctagcgctaattgcctctagagcagatagtctttccaaccatcctccaactggccccccttcctccactgtccaccactacagccagtaccatcctcctgacccgtatcatCAAACTGACCGTGCCCCATCCCGCCCACctcgccatcatccacatcgtgccccatcccaacagccacaacactttcagcgttcccgtgccccttcccaccagccacaccaccagccccgtgccccttcccaccatccacactaccagcctcgtgccccttcccaccatccacactaccagcctcccgcccgtgccacttcccacccatatgatgatcctgacccatacaacttcacatctacttcatcctcgcctcctctccctgcccacttccaacagactctatcaccctcttcccaaacatcttctacacacatcactcattctgccacccaatcctcacaaaacatttcctacacccctccatcctaccaaatttctaaccccaatcccactttcttgtccacccgctcaatagctttctccactccttcacccctaaccgttgaacattctccaccaccatcacattcctctctccacactcccactgtcgaagtgtccctatcagacagtgcctccgatagtatctccaccccgacgtatgaaaacatttagttACCCCTTTTTTTAGCGTGTTGTTTAATtatgttaataaaactttttggttgaaaactctcttgtatttattctttagggacaaataacacttttgttaaacaaggtttattggtaacagtagtactttgggtaaaacccaaacagatgcacatcttggtttaaaaataaactcaaacaggtacccaacattgataaaaggtaaacccaaacgggtacgcaacatgggtaaaaggtaaacccaaacaggtacgcaacatgagggtaaaaaccaaactggtacacaacatgggtaaaggttaaagttattactaggtacatacaaagtgtttaaactctatcatcctgccagtgtattcttccttggggtgaaataaaatattctgcaaagtgatcccgtattctggaaactgtggcagaacttctgtatgtctggttgctataatccatcaaggtggtttcggcagagtggtcctcaatggaaagctgttcctcgGATATAACATAACtgtgtaggacaacacacgctttcactacctcatccacagtgtctgtctttaagtttatggatgtcaagagaactctccatttggcggttaggatcccaaacgcacactccaccattctccttgcacgtgtgagtctgtagttgaaaattcttttagtattggttaaaccacggctggagtagggtttcaaaagatgctctgaaagcggaaaagcttcatccccaacacatacaaatggcattggtggcacagaggtttgaggcagtggtcttgggggggggggggaattgaaaggtttgtccatataaatgccgccccatagaagacagtttgaaaacttgcgaatcattagaacggccatacgccccaatgtccaccgctacaaatttgtaatccgcatcggcgatggccatcagcacgatggaaaagtacttcttgtagttgaaatacggagatccagaaccagccggtttcacgatacggatctgtttcccgtccaccgcacccaagcaattgggaaactggcacacttccaggaatctgtcagctacttccaaccatgtctgcattgtgggatgtggaatgtattcttcatgcagacagtcccacagtgcacggcaagtgtgcctcactattcctgatattgtggaaatgcccagtctgaattgaaaatgtagggaagacagggattcaccggttgctaggaatctatgaagaaaaggaaggcagaaattactacaaattcaaaatatcaaataaagagtccacaacaaaagttgattcaaaagaatgcttaccgaagagtgaccatcagacgctcagccggggtaatggagaatcggcaataggtatcactccttcttatcagatgttgaacccgctccaccaatatatcaaagttctccgctttcatccgaacatagctgaaaatcttttcagggtcacctcgaagctccatatacaacgttgaaaagactccccgggtcattctctgtgccgtgatggggtggatccacaaacggcgtcgtcgcagacgcatgacacgctgtctctcttcctctttctcaatcacaatagcttttaatcgattcgcctctgtgatgaagtccacgttgttctgcagaatctttgcaataatgccatccatcttgctcttctccaacccgtcacagatgttaagaacattgtatatatagttttcagccggccaatcacctttttagcctttcagggggcgttttttaaagccggatccgtaaaaaaacggaaaaaccggaggcaaccggatgagccggatccgttttttcaccggatccggacacctgatccggctaaaaaaacggatctggctcaTCCGGTTGCTTCCGGCTTctattaaaaaaacggatccggtgatgcggcgcgacgccgcatccggcatccagcaaaaaacctgatgtgtgaaagcagtcttatacggctttctacggccgtagaaaattgcagcatgctgcgtttgtcaccgtattgtgcaaaaaaacgccaatgaaagtctatggaagcccgaaaaatacggattacacacggaccagcagtgtgacttgcgagaaatacacagcggtgttagaaaagccggtaattcagtgcggtgtacagtaaaatcacactgacagcttacagtagaataggtagaataaatgtgtacacatagaataggtatatatatatatatatatacctattctgtcagtgagacacatatatgtatacatattattatttcatacagcgcgagatagcaaaagccggcaattgaattaccggctttaaagctatctccttcctaaacccgacatgatatgagacatggtttacatacagtaaaccatctcatatcccccttttttttgcatattccacactactaatgttagtagtgtgtctatgcaaaatttgggctttctagctattaaagggttacatggcggaaaaaattggcgtgggctcccgcgcaattttctccggcagagtagccagtgactgagggcagatattaatagcctggagagggtccatggttattgccccccccccccccccccggctaaaaacatctgcccccagccaccccagaaaaggcacatctggaagatgcgcctattctggcacttggccactctcttcctattcctgtgtagcggtgggatatggggtaatgaagggttaatgccaccttgctattgtaaggtgacattaagccaaattaataatggagaggcgtcaattatgacacctatccattattaatccaatactagtaaagggttaaaaaaaacacaaacccattattaaaaagtattttaatgaaataaaaacaaaggttgttgtaatattttattccacgctcaatccttctgaagaccctcgctgtttaacaaataaaaaataataaaccaacaatatacataccttccgaagatctgtaacgtcccacaatgtaaatccatctgaggggttaaaacattttacagccaggagctctgctaatgcagcggtgctcttggctgcaaaaccccggggaatgaaggtagagtaggtcaatgacctatatttaccttcatttgcggtgaggcgccctctgctggttgttccttgagagtgggaactttcctagaaagctcccaggctcgagttcatatgagggcgccctctgctggttgtcctcatatgaactcgagcctgggagctttctaggaaagttcccacgctcgaggaacaaccagcagagggcacctcaccgcaaatgaaggtaaatatacagtgcctacaagtagtattcaaccccctgcagatttagcaggtttacacatttggaattaacttggcattgtgacatttggactgtagatcagcctggaagtgtgaaatgcactgcagcaaaaaagaatgttatttctttgtttattttttttttaaattgtgaaaagtcttttcagagggtcatttattattcaacccctcaacccaccagaattctgtttggttcccctaaagtattaagaagtagttcaggcacaaagaacaatgagcttcacatgtttggattaattatctctttctccagccttttctgactatttaagaccctccccaaacttgtgaacagcactcatacatggtcaacatgggaaagacaaaggatcattccaaggccatcagagacaagatcgtggagggtcacaaggctggcaaggggtacaaaaccctttccaaggagttgggcctacctgtctccactgttgggagcatcatccggaagtggaaggcttatggaactactgttagccttccacggcctggacagcctttgaaagtttcctcccgtgccgaggccaggcttgtccgaagagtcaaggctaacccaaggacaacaaggaaggagctccgggaagatctcatggcagtggggacattggtttcagtcaataccataagtaacgtactccaccgcaatggtctccgttccagacgagcccgtaaggtacctttactttcaaagcgtcatgtcaaggctcgtctacagtttgctcatgatcacttggaggactctgagactgactggttcaaggttctctggtctgatgagaccaagatcgagatctttggtgccaaccacacacgtgatgtttggagactggatggcactgcatacgaccccaagaataccatccctacagtcaagcatggtggtggcagcatcatgctgtggggctgtttctcagccaaggggcctggccatctggtctgcatccatgggaagatggatagcacagcctacctggagattttggccaagaacctccactcctccatcaaggatcttaagatgggtcgtcatttcatcttccaacaagacaacgactgttgtgaattctgtggcagagctccctcctgtggtcacaagtggtacttctgctgattctctctgtgagcttccgttggtggagggaagtggtactgcggcttctgagtttcctccctcaggtgatgtggtgaggtcgttaggtgctgctctacttaactccacctagtgctttgatcctggcttcctgtcaatgttccagtattggacttgttttcctcctggatcgttcctgtggcctgctgctctgcatagctaagttttcctttgctattttgtttgtttttttttctgtccagcttttctatttgtttgctggaagctctgggacgcagagggtgtacctccgtgccgttagttcggtacggagggtctttttgccccctttgcgtggtttttagggttttgtgttgaccgcaaagttacctttcctatcctcgctctgtttagaaagtcgggcct harbors:
- the LOC138647739 gene encoding mediator of RNA polymerase II transcription subunit 15-like, encoding MVTRSTVGSTREPAAQLNTSGAIPQEAATEGHFDSEEPSAPSHSAPSHSEPSHSTDPSFPSTSAGASWPVPLHVAAGENIAFPVPHPSAAATSSTPVASGRFRQRGQVHSYAPEFLHLNASFQNCLKVLSEQMAAGFNFINKSTLEMHTLLVTMRSEAKQSPNNTFFQSVLEQMETLSTSQQMQVMESCQSTLALIASRADSLSNHPPTGPPSSTVHHYSQYHPPDPYHQTDRAPSRPPRHHPHRAPSQQPQHFQRSRAPSHQPHHQPRAPSHHPHYQPRAPSHHPHYQPPARATSHPYDDPDPYNFTSTSSSPPLPAHFQQTLSPSSQTSSTHITHSATQSSQNISYTPPSYQISNPNPTFLSTRSIAFSTPSPLTVEHSPPPSHSSLHTPTVEVSLSDSASDSISTPTYENI